The proteins below are encoded in one region of Campylobacter helveticus:
- the fliI gene encoding flagellar protein export ATPase FliI, whose translation MSLEKLRKKLKNENLNSVFGEITKISATNIEIEGLKTGVGDIVKLISNENENLQTLAMVVEVKAQFSYLSPFSFIEGFKIGDRAFLSDAGMQIGVSDELLGRVVDPFMKPKDGKGAIEISKFMPIMRAPIDAMKRGLIEEIFPTGVKTIDGLLTCGVGQKLGIFAGSGVGKSTLMGMIVKNSKAQIKVIALIGERGREIPEFIQKNLGGKLDDTVIIVATSDDSALMRKYGAFCAMSVAEYFKEQGKDVLFIMDSVTRFAMAQREIGLALGEPPTTKGYPPSVLSLLPQLMERTGKEEGKGTITAFFTVLVDGDDMSDPIADQSRSILDGHIVLSRELTDFGIYPPINIQNSASRVMNDIISETHKNDARKFKRLNSLLKENEVLLRIGAYQKGSDKELDEAIFKKELMQKFLSQTPEESVEFSATLELLSQINAPIAPISTATLPNPNS comes from the coding sequence ATGAGCTTAGAAAAACTGAGAAAAAAGCTAAAAAATGAAAATTTAAATTCCGTTTTTGGAGAAATTACAAAAATTTCTGCCACAAATATAGAGATAGAAGGGCTTAAAACAGGTGTTGGCGACATCGTTAAGCTTATTTCAAACGAAAATGAAAATTTGCAAACCCTAGCTATGGTTGTGGAGGTAAAAGCACAATTTAGCTATCTTAGCCCCTTTTCTTTCATCGAGGGTTTTAAAATAGGCGATAGAGCTTTTTTAAGCGATGCAGGAATGCAAATAGGCGTAAGTGATGAGCTTTTGGGGCGTGTGGTTGATCCTTTTATGAAACCAAAAGACGGCAAAGGGGCTATTGAAATTAGTAAATTTATGCCAATTATGAGAGCGCCCATTGATGCGATGAAAAGGGGATTGATTGAGGAAATTTTTCCTACGGGTGTTAAGACGATTGACGGACTTTTAACTTGTGGTGTAGGACAAAAGCTTGGGATTTTTGCAGGTAGTGGCGTGGGAAAATCTACATTGATGGGTATGATAGTCAAAAATTCAAAAGCACAAATTAAAGTCATCGCTCTCATCGGCGAAAGAGGTCGCGAAATCCCAGAATTTATACAAAAAAATCTCGGTGGTAAATTAGACGACACTGTCATCATAGTCGCAACAAGCGATGATAGTGCATTAATGCGTAAATATGGTGCTTTTTGTGCGATGAGTGTTGCGGAATATTTTAAAGAGCAGGGTAAAGATGTGCTTTTTATAATGGACAGCGTTACGCGTTTTGCTATGGCACAAAGAGAAATAGGCTTAGCTCTTGGTGAGCCTCCCACGACAAAGGGTTATCCGCCAAGCGTGCTAAGCCTTTTACCCCAACTAATGGAACGCACAGGAAAAGAAGAGGGAAAGGGGACGATAACGGCATTTTTTACCGTGCTAGTGGATGGCGATGATATGAGCGACCCCATCGCAGACCAAAGTCGCTCCATACTAGATGGGCACATCGTGCTAAGTAGAGAATTAACTGACTTTGGAATTTATCCTCCCATTAATATCCAAAATTCCGCCTCTAGGGTAATGAACGACATCATAAGCGAAACACATAAAAATGATGCAAGAAAATTTAAACGCCTCAACTCACTTTTGAAAGAAAACGAGGTCTTGCTTCGCATAGGGGCATATCAAAAAGGAAGCGATAAAGAGCTTGATGAAGCTATCTTTAAAAAAGAATTAATGCAAAAATTCCTTAGCCAAACTCCAGAAGAAAGCGTGGAATTTAGTGCAACTTTAGAACTTTTGAGTCAAATTAACGCTCCCATTGCACCCATAAGCACCGCCACTTTACCTAATCCAAACAGCTAA
- the tig gene encoding trigger factor: MEVKAKQLDSVNATASVKIPSAAIKNEVENLAKKASKTIKMDGFRPGKVPVSAVLKRYEKELISDAEQNLFKNAVDNALKELKKEIKELVGEPYFEKFDRENGEIIAELILSFKPELKLEGYEKCIPEFSTPKVSKKEIDEKKNELLKRYATTEAIKTKRALKEGDYAKFDFEGFVDGKAFDGGKAENYVLEIGSKQFIPGFEEAMVGMKSGEEKDISVTFPKEYGAPNLAGKDAIFKIKLHEIQELKIPELNEELLKKLLPNEEKASEELLEEKLKEQIKNEKLFKLINEELKAKFADALIETFDFDLPKGVLEQEIDMQFRRAFAGFGEEEKKEIQSDKDKYQAKRDSFKDEAKKSVKLTFIVDELAKLRKIEVSDQELVQAVYFEAYRYGFNPKEHLDNYKKQGALPAVKMALIEDKLFNDIFMPKEKAKKEKKEDK, from the coding sequence ATGGAAGTAAAAGCCAAGCAATTAGATTCTGTAAATGCTACTGCGAGTGTAAAAATCCCAAGCGCAGCGATTAAAAATGAAGTAGAAAATTTAGCCAAAAAAGCTTCTAAAACGATAAAAATGGACGGATTTCGTCCGGGTAAAGTGCCTGTGAGTGCTGTTTTAAAAAGATACGAGAAAGAATTGATAAGCGATGCGGAGCAAAATCTTTTTAAAAATGCAGTAGATAATGCTTTAAAAGAACTTAAAAAAGAGATAAAAGAGCTTGTTGGTGAGCCTTATTTTGAAAAATTTGACAGAGAAAATGGCGAGATAATTGCCGAACTTATTCTTTCTTTTAAGCCTGAATTAAAGCTTGAGGGTTACGAAAAATGTATCCCAGAATTTAGCACTCCAAAAGTAAGCAAGAAAGAAATTGATGAGAAAAAAAATGAGCTTTTAAAAAGATATGCCACAACTGAAGCGATAAAGACAAAAAGGGCTTTAAAAGAGGGCGATTATGCGAAATTTGACTTTGAGGGTTTTGTAGATGGCAAGGCGTTTGATGGAGGCAAGGCAGAAAATTATGTGCTTGAAATCGGTTCCAAGCAATTTATCCCGGGCTTTGAGGAAGCGATGGTGGGGATGAAAAGTGGCGAGGAAAAAGATATTTCCGTAACTTTCCCTAAAGAATATGGTGCTCCAAATTTAGCAGGAAAAGATGCAATTTTTAAAATCAAGCTTCACGAAATACAAGAACTTAAAATCCCAGAATTAAACGAAGAGCTTCTTAAAAAATTACTTCCAAACGAAGAGAAAGCAAGTGAGGAACTTTTAGAGGAGAAATTAAAAGAGCAAATCAAAAATGAGAAATTGTTTAAATTGATTAATGAAGAATTAAAGGCTAAATTTGCGGATGCATTGATTGAAACTTTTGATTTTGACTTGCCTAAGGGTGTGCTAGAGCAAGAGATTGATATGCAGTTTAGACGAGCTTTTGCGGGTTTTGGTGAGGAAGAGAAAAAAGAAATTCAAAGCGACAAGGATAAATACCAAGCTAAAAGAGATAGCTTTAAAGACGAGGCGAAAAAAAGCGTAAAACTTACTTTCATCGTCGATGAATTAGCCAAGCTTAGAAAGATAGAGGTTAGCGACCAAGAACTTGTTCAAGCTGTGTATTTTGAGGCGTATCGTTACGGATTTAATCCTAAAGAGCATTTGGATAATTATAAAAAGCAAGGGGCTTTACCTGCGGTAAAAATGGCTCTGATTGAAGATAAGCTTTTTAATGATATTTTTATGCCTAAGGAAAAGGCTAAAAAAGAAAAGAAAGAAGATAAATAA
- a CDS encoding cation diffusion facilitator family transporter, protein MTKSVRDKQIQDFRKINQKEQFVLKVSMYSALILAIFGIAFGIWVKSMAVVFDGFVALVSVGLGALSVLTSRYIYKEDDEIFQYGYGRFEPMVNLFKSLILVFVCIYAFINALHSLLNGGYEVALGGAVVYSVCVFIFCAVLFAYTHFYTKRLGSDLIRVDNAEWRIDCVLYLGALVAFGAIWLFSFWEFEWQKHFAFYIDPALLALLSLMLIFTPLRIAVGNFKDLIMVAPLELDEKVTRIMEDLSVEFGFSDYDTHVAKSGRFYMVEVNILMQKNFQVKTLSEFDSIRERIEKALEIPSYKIWLSVSFTADKKWL, encoded by the coding sequence ATGACCAAAAGCGTGAGAGATAAACAAATACAAGATTTTAGGAAAATTAACCAAAAAGAGCAATTTGTTCTTAAAGTGTCTATGTATAGTGCTTTGATTTTGGCTATTTTTGGTATCGCTTTTGGAATTTGGGTAAAGTCTATGGCTGTGGTGTTTGACGGCTTCGTTGCTCTTGTGAGTGTGGGGCTTGGGGCTTTGAGTGTGCTAACCTCGCGTTATATTTATAAAGAAGATGATGAAATTTTTCAATACGGCTATGGGCGTTTTGAGCCTATGGTGAATCTTTTTAAATCCTTAATCCTTGTGTTTGTGTGCATTTATGCTTTTATTAATGCTTTGCATAGTTTATTAAATGGAGGCTATGAGGTGGCTTTGGGTGGTGCCGTGGTTTATAGCGTGTGTGTTTTTATCTTTTGTGCTGTGCTTTTTGCTTATACCCATTTTTATACCAAACGCTTAGGTTCCGATTTAATCCGTGTCGATAATGCCGAGTGGAGGATAGACTGCGTTTTATACCTTGGTGCTTTGGTGGCTTTTGGGGCGATTTGGCTGTTTTCTTTTTGGGAATTTGAGTGGCAAAAACACTTTGCTTTTTATATAGACCCAGCCCTTTTGGCTTTACTTTCTTTAATGCTTATTTTTACGCCTTTGCGTATCGCTGTGGGAAATTTTAAAGATTTGATTATGGTTGCACCTTTGGAGCTTGATGAGAAAGTTACGAGGATTATGGAGGATTTAAGCGTGGAATTTGGCTTTAGTGATTATGACACGCATGTGGCAAAATCTGGCAGATTTTATATGGTCGAAGTCAATATCTTAATGCAAAAAAATTTCCAAGTGAAAACCTTAAGTGAATTTGATAGCATAAGAGAACGCATAGAAAAAGCACTTGAAATTCCAAGTTATAAAATTTGGCTTTCTGTGAGTTTTACTGCGGATAAGAAATGGCTTTAG
- the folE gene encoding GTP cyclohydrolase I FolE — MQEKFEKCVENMLEIIGENPKREGLLKTPTRVFKSYEFLTSGYKQDVKEILNDALFDSSNNEMVLVRDIEFYSLCEHHLLPFFGRAHIAYIPDKKVVGLSKIPRLVEVFARRLQIQEQLTEQIAEALMQNVGAKGVGVVLEARHLCVEMRGVQKANSTTSTSALRGLFLKNEKTREEFFSLINSPKQVRF; from the coding sequence TTGCAAGAAAAATTTGAAAAATGCGTTGAAAATATGCTTGAAATCATAGGAGAAAATCCTAAACGAGAAGGACTTTTAAAAACTCCCACAAGGGTTTTTAAATCTTACGAATTTTTAACAAGTGGTTACAAACAAGATGTAAAAGAAATTTTAAATGACGCACTTTTTGATAGCTCGAATAATGAAATGGTTTTGGTTAGGGATATAGAATTTTATAGCCTTTGCGAGCATCATCTTTTGCCATTTTTTGGACGCGCGCACATTGCTTACATTCCAGATAAAAAAGTCGTTGGACTTTCTAAAATTCCACGACTTGTAGAGGTTTTTGCAAGACGCCTTCAAATCCAAGAACAACTCACCGAGCAAATCGCCGAAGCTTTAATGCAAAATGTCGGTGCAAAGGGCGTTGGAGTCGTGCTTGAAGCAAGACATTTGTGCGTTGAAATGCGTGGAGTGCAAAAGGCAAATTCCACAACCTCCACTTCAGCGCTTAGAGGACTTTTTCTCAAAAACGAAAAGACAAGGGAAGAATTCTTTTCTCTTATCAATTCTCCAAAACAAGTTAGGTTTTAA